TCATACAAAAGAGCAACTTCTCAGCTTTCAAGCGGCTGATGTAacacagtaaaaatataaacacacaggtCCTTTAGCACTTTATATAAACAGGTTTTTCATGACCGTGTCATTCAGCTGCATGCTCTGTCAAGCAAGAAGATTTCGTATTTCTAGGATTTATCGGGTGAAATCCCTCTCACGTTGAAAAGTGTCGAACGTTTCACTTTTCAGGAAGTTATGTAACTGACGTGTACTCAGTAAATCCTCTCCCTGGGTCAATTACAGTGGTGCTTCTCACTCTTAAGATGATGTAATCCTCCTCAAGATGTCAGTGTAGTGATTTATCTACGACCGCACCACCCGCAGACTCGAGccctctcctccgctccttATCTAAGCAAAGGATGCAGTAGATCCCATTGTTTATTCTCTCATATTAAGACATAAATATCTGCAAACCTTCCCGTTACAGCCTTATAACGTCACAGTCTAAAGGTAGGCCCACTCTACCAGATCATAACACGAGGTTCAGGTGAGTACTCTTGGTCAGTAGATGAGCTCAGGGCAGTGGAGTCGTCAAAGAACGGACTGAGAAGCCTTAAACATGACGTGTGTGTTAATAATAACCCTGGTTGTTCTCAATCATCTTCTGCTCCAGCTTCATCTTAAGCTCCGACACTAAAGCAGAGCTCATGTTTCCCTCTTTTCGATGATGCGATTTTACTTTCTTCGAGCCTTTAGAGGCCAGAGCACCGGATATTGTTGGGACCGCCCGGGACCTCTCACTTGGCCGTGTGTAAGACGGGGGTGGAGGGGGCAGAGAAGGGGCGCTGGGGGGTGGAGGCTTTGTCCGCGGGCTGCAGCTGTCCCGCTCTGGGTCGTCGACGTGGAACTTCTCTGCAGGGTTGTTGAATTTGATGACGGGCATCTGGAAGGTCCAGGGCTGCTGGTCCTTGGGTCGCCTCTTAATGATGCGACGCGTCGGCACAATCCTGTTGGACTTTGAGTTGCGCATGTACATAGCCGTAGAGATCAAGACCGTCACCCCTACCAACACGCTAATGATAACAGTGACCATGCCTAGAGCTCTCATAGGACTGTCCCtacttttcattaaaaaggcCGCCATATGCCCCTTGAGAGGAGTCTGTAAAAGAGCACAAATAAAAGAGTTTAAATCGAGTCCAGGGGACTGACTGCAAATGTTAGCGCAGCATTTGCCCGAAGCATGCAAGCATGATAGATGAGTGTGAAAAGCACTGACAGAGGAGGCCCCAAACAACACGTCTACCAACGATGCAACACTCTCACACCCACTCATCCGTCTTCCTCTGTCCTACAGTACAGGACTGCTGATGCAAAGCTAAGAAACTAAAGCACAACACTACAGGGAGTTGTTGGGAATGCGTCTGGCAGTGCGGTGTGTGAGGGTTTGTCTTTGGCGTGTGATCGATGAGGGCTGAACAAGAGCGAGGACAGTTCAAGACACCAAAACATGAGTGATGTGAATGGTTGTGTGAGAAATGAACAAATCCAGGTTTAGATCTTCATCTAAAAGGTGTAGAGGCGAGGTTTCAGGTCTAGAGGCTTCATCTTTGTCATGTAGCCAGATAAActaatattataattaatataagTATTTCAAATGATCAAAGGTGGGATTTGGTATAAAAATCCTTATTTCAttacgagaaaaaaaaattttaaaaaggaaaatagaaaatatttttctatGATATTGTCATTTCATTCCCTCCAAGGTGCCCCAGTACTCTTTTACAGACAAAaccagtaaaaaaataaatcttttcaAAGGTTATGAATGAATAGTGGAACACGTGTCAGTTATTTCTCACTTGACTCTGCGGACCACTTTGATATAGTTACTCTCGGGGTTGATTCTCGACCTTTTCACTGCGCTACAGTAGAGGATCGTGGATATGCAGATTGTTAGTAAAATGAGGGACGTGACAACGCTGAAACAAATTCCAAAAATAGTCAGCGGACGCTTGCTGAGGCCCATGAAGTAAGAAATAACTCGGCCCTTGATCTGAAAAGCAcgatacacagagacacagacacaagaccaAGAAGTCATCTCATCATGAAGAGTGAAGGAATGAAAACACTGTGAGAACATGaagtattaaaaaaatcatGGATACCAAAAACTTTAAAGGATAATGCTTCTgttcatttatattaaatatttcaaagcGACCAAAACcagaatttatttattcaactaacaaatattgttttatctACACAAACAACCTGTATTTTATTCCTCTATCACCCTCCAAactattcaaaactaaaagACCAAACAATTCATTATGATGATCATGGCCATTTTCactatattaataataaagggAAACTGTCTGATAaggttattttaaaaaagactttTAAAGTTGAAACTAATGCtttatataattaattataagtGCAATGTATTAATTAATAAGCTGTGAAAAAGCGACCCAAGTCTCCTTTGACCTCttgtttaaaatacatttatcaacAACATTTATAACAGAAtctatgaaataaaaacacttattCATATTAATTGCTCCAGTATAAATTACCATTGTAAAGTTAGGGAACcctttgaaaatgtattaatggaATACCAACTAATATaatcaaaaatatattgttaAAAACATTATAACTAATTTATAACGTTAATAAGAAACAAAAAGGTGTGAGGACCAAAACAGAGCTTAAATCTGACTGACTGTTGGACTAACATTTATCTGGATGATAGATACACAACttcaaatgaatgctaatgttgctccaCCTCAGCTGGATGTTTATTCAATGTTAAGTTAACACCACTTTATCTTTTGGACAACAGAGGCACACTGTTTGATAAAATCAGTTGATAGCAGGATGAATTTATTGCTGGTTTTGGGACttgttgataataataaaagcataaaaaaaaaacattatcctTTAAAgaacataaattaaatgttatgaAGTGATGTTGAATGAGCAGCTGCACAGCAATAATGCCTGTTATCATATGTCGAGCAGCTTGAATCTACAGCTCGGGCTCGGAGTAGAAAGCGCTGCGAGCGTGCTGCGAGTCGAAACAGGTCTTACCGCCTCCGTGATGTCGATATTGACAACGGCTGTCGTGCTGAAGGACGGAGAACCCCGGTCCCTGGCCTGGACCACCAGGGACCACTTGCAGTCTTTCTGCTTGGTGATGTTCTGCACAATCTCCATGGACTTGATGTACGACTTCAGCTGGATCTCCCCGGTGTCGGCGTTGATGTCAAATGCGTTGTCCGGATCGGCTTTCATGATGGAGTACTCGATGACGTTATTCGGAGACTCTGCATCTTCATCCACTGCCTGTAAGAAGTAGCAGAGTAAGACCAGCTCCATATCATAATCATTTCTTTGTTCTGCACTAACACCACAATGAAGCAGCATCATCTACCTCCACTCTGACCGGTGTCCCGATGATCATGGTCTTCTCCAGGAGTTTGTGATCAAATGCCGGAGTGTGGTCGTTCATGTCGAGCACGGTGACAAAGACTTCAGCCAAACTGTACTTTGCCTCCGAATCCTCGGCCTTGACGTAAAAGTTGTACTTGGACCTGAACTCTGCGTCCAGGCTGGTCCAGGGCTGCGTGGAAATGAGGCCTGACAACCGGTGGATGTAAAACCTGCAGGTTCAGAAGGTGTCATGAGTCACGACCACAGCCGTCTGTGGTTAACACATCCCACTCAACCACTTTCTAAGAAGGGCATCATAATTGACAGCACAGGTGATATTCACATCCTGTCTGTGAATCTGCACATGACTCTTAACAGTTCACTCTGAAACGCAGACTGTCCTGCTACGCAGGTGAAGGAGCATGTTGTAAAATGGTTAAGATGTTAATTCCTGTGACTGTTTCATCTTTTCAATTTCTACTtactgtttttgtctttgctgtaCTTTTCTTGAtctgataaattaataaattgatAACTAAGGCATCAATTTCagtaacattttacacaaagttGGGATTGGTCAGAGAATAATACACAAGATGTGTTGGCAAAATCTTTTCAGCTTTTTCTTGTCCTTAGAAACAATTTATCTGCTTTTtttatacttattattattttattattattattttattattttattttgtatttatgtttttagttGTTGATTAAATTATTACAGGATGTGGTAGAGTAAATATTTATAACAAGCTATAATAATCTATTCAGATTTGaaggattttttatttaattctcttTTTAGAATATCGTGTATGTTATTCTATTTTCTcgtaaaaatacataaacataaaaaacaagcaATTTTTATCTAATGATAACCTCAGGTGGCAGAAGATAATGCTTGATGATGAACCCCCTGTCATGCGATAGACTGCACCAATGTTCCCCAAGGCcgtcattttttaaacaaaaccttTCAACTTCAGAGTAACTTAAAATATCCTATAAtactaaaagaaaaataacagattGAAAGGATTCTGCTGCATTTCACGTATCTCTCAGAGCACTTTCTTGTGCACCCTTGGTTTTACTGCTGTTATTCAGTCGTCCTTTCTGTCTCGCTCTGCACTGTGAAATTTCACAAGTTGCCTCGCTCCTGATAACTTTCACACAATTAACTCGGGTTGCTGCCTGCAGACGAGCATAAATTCTCACTTTCCCTTCGCCGCACGCTGCCTTGCTTTTCAAGAGCTGCCGTCTCTGTGGCTCCAGCTGTCACACTGCATGTTAATTGGCTCTCCTTATGTGAGACGGGCTGGGCTGTCTATTTTTAACCCTCCAATCCAATTAGGAGATTAGCCAGCATCTTGCAGCCATTTTAGAGCGAGCTGTTTGTGCAGCGGAGGGGCCAATCAGACCGGTTTCCtgctcacctcctccatcaaagagacagagatgaatCAAGACATGTGTCCTGTTGGCGAAGTTTACCAAACACCCTGAACCTCTGAGTAGTTGTGACTTATACCATAAATATACATGTTATTCTGTGAAAGGTGTTTTGTGCAGGTGCGAGGGTAAAGTATCAGATCAGAGCAAACTTAAAGAAGCAGGAGTGAAAGTTTTTAAACTTACAAATCTGATCCCGATCCATAAATTGTGTATTTGACTTCACCCCATGGTCCTGAATCTGGATCGTTTGcctgaaggaaaaagaaaccGGACAGAGATCAGCAGCAGGACACTTGTCGACAAAATACACTTGGTAAACAAGAATATTTACCTATCTGATCAAGTGCATTAAATACAGTTACATTCAGTGGCAAAAAACACCTCCCACAAGGTGACtcagattaaatgtttttactggaTCTGATTGAGGACGATGAGCCGGGGTCTTAAGCTCATGCAGGGTGGGTGGGGCGCACTGTAAATCTGTTCCTGCTGTGATTAGGGATGGAGGTGTAGGTCAGCGTGATTAACCTTGGGGCAAAATTAAGCTTTTTACCCACACACTGTGCAGCTTGAATGTATTTGCCGCGGGATAATACACAGTGCCACAGACAGGACGAGAAAAAACGTGTGAATATTTCCATTATTAATAGCCGAGGTGTAGATGAAGGCAGATGTGAGGACGTCACGTGGAGACGTGAATTTCAAAAGGAGGAACGACAACATAGAAGAACAAAGGCTGATGGAGGGAGTGCTGAGCTTTTTTGGGCCTGGCAACAACCTGCTTTCACCTAATGAACTCCACCGAGTAATACGTGTTTACTGGAGGACTGATGGATTGTATAATCTCTTTGGTCAGGTTAGAGCAGAGTTTAATCACGATGTGCTTACTGTAACAGACACAACGCTGGAGTCTCCAGGGGAGTTCTCGGGGACCCTGACGATGTAGTACTCGGAGGTGAACTTGGGGACGTTGTCGTTTGTGTCCAGCAGGTTGATGACGATGTCGGCCGTCGCACTGAAGCGCTCGGGGGTGTCGATCTCCACcgccagcagctgcagacacacacacgcaaagtgTGGTTAAACCAGTGAGGAAATGTTCGTTCAGTCAATTTATGAGTTTATTGAttggcaggaaaaacacactctgAGAGGCTTTAACCATCATTTTAAAGTAACTGTCTGAtatcaaatttagttttttaatatttacttgTAGTAAAATAGATTTAACTGTAATAAATGGCCAGAGAGTGGTTATTGCATGAGAAATAAACAAGCGAGTAACAGGTaataggattcatcctctgtggaCTATGAATCTGTGTTTAATTTGAACTTTAGCGGCAGATATTTATCGATAACAACTCTCATGACAACAACACATCTCTGGGCTTTGGGCTGTTGGTcgaagaaaacatgaaattcaATAAGATCTGTAAGTAAAGCATATAACCAGATACCAGGAGAAGATGGTAGGAAAAGGTGATAATAATCATCAGTTGCAGCCTGAGATTAAAGACTTGTCACCATCATAGTTCGAACCTTAAAAGACAGGGTTGATCCTTTTTCGTAGTCGATGCCAGATGAGTCTTCCACAATGATGGTCACCTGCGCTTCATTGAGAACCGTCTGGGGAACCACCCGCAGCACTCGACTCGGCCCCACGAGCCTCAGCTTAAATTTAGCGTTCGCTCCCTGcgagggaaaaacaaaacaaacagcatgaaCGTCGGAGCTGTGAATCACttacataaataaagaaaaatcaataaacCTGAGGGTTCGTCAGACTCAAGGTGACCTCAGTTAAAACTGGACggattttaaacaaaaaggaaGGTAAAATAAATCCGGCAGATGATGTTTTGGCAGATTTTATGGACATTTCTAAATGGTGTTGCATAACTGCTTGTACCTCTGAGGCTCGTTGGCAGATGTTTATGCAATGTTTTACCTGGAGGTATTAGTGCATCTGTCCTCAGGGGAATGAACtcaacacaacatttgaaataCAATCCTACAAGCACCAGcttctgtccacacacacacacacacacacacacacacacacacacacacacacacacacacacacacacacacacacacacacacacacacacacacacacacacacaccaattaaCCCTAAGGAGGAAATCAAAAGATCATTGTGTGAGATTTGGGAATAAACGCACCTGATCGGAGTCGTTGACGGTGATCTTAAAGCCCCGGAGGATCTCCCCTGCAGGCGGATGCTCATACATGGTGACCTCAAACTTGCTCTGTGGTCCATTCTCTCCATAAAAGGTCGGAGGGTGGTTGTTGAGATCCACCACGCGGACTGTCACTAGGGTGAGGTCGTAGTCAAACAGCCGATCCTCTGGTCCAATCTCAGACGCCTGACGTTGAAATAGCAcattatacatatacacacattttattacacGTGTAAGAGTCGATTAACATAAAGGAATAACACTCACCTTGACTTTGATTTCATATAATTCGTTCTTCAGAAGAGACGGATAAGTTGTCAGGGTGATGCATCCGCTGGTGCTATTTATGTCAAAGACACCATCACTACCTGGAAGGTGATGACAGAGATGCTGTGAATGTGTCTGGAGACTGATGAAGttaaaaagagataaaagaaaatacacaacacatctCAAAGTGGAGTTATTCATGTGTGGTTCTCACCATTCATGATGGAATAATGGATGGGGTTAGGATTGCCTTGATCTCCATCTTTGGCATACACCGTGAATATTTCAGATCCCTGCAGGAAAGTAATAGGACTTAATGTAGAGAAAATCAAACATCCTCATCACCAGCACGGCTGTACAGAGAATCAAAGGAGGACTCACAGGAACTGAGACTTCGTAGACGTAGCCAAAGTAAGGGGTCCCTACGAAGGATGGAGGCATGTCCTGGGCATCGATTACGTTAACTGTGATGGTGGCTGTGGAGGTCAACACCTGATGCTTCCCCTTGTACTTTCCTCCGCCATCctgaggaaacaaacagcgAGGCCCAAAGTTAAGAAAGTTCAACAATTGTATTATGTTCAtagaaataaatctaaatctacACGTTCAGCAGATACTTTTATCTGAAGTTTATCTTGAATTAATGATTTGGTTTAGgacgttttcatttcacatctgGAAATGTGGGATCTTTGCGCCACACACAAGCCACAAGTTAGTTTTAAATcccaaataaatcaaatctaaTGTAACTCATggcctttgtttttcttttaaaccatCGAAATGTTTAGATAAAGAACTGCTCAGACATCATAGACTCGATACAAAGATGAACGACATAcattctttatatacagtctatgaaatGGTTTGATCAGGTTAGTTTCTGTTTACTATCTCAACAGtatcacacaaataaaagaagatCATATAAAATACTGGCAGTAGTTGCATGGCTGTGTGTTGCAGAAGATGGAAAAAACATGGTAATGTCTTTTTTCTCAGGTTAACCATCAGTAAGACAAACTGAACTGATGGCAACGATTAAACCCAAAATTGAATATGTACGTTATATCATAGCTTCAACATGTTAGTATCTGATTTACCAAGAGTCATTGAAGACGGGTATTTAAGTGACAGTATCTACAGTGTAGCAGTCCACAGAAAGAACTGAGGTACACTTCAGTTTAATCCCGTTGACTAAACACTGTCAGCACTTTAGACTACTTTCCTTCACCTGTAGTGACTGAGGAAGCTCAGCAAACGTGTTCTGGAAGCTTAATCGAGACTGAACCTTCCGTGAACTTTGGCCATCAGCAGACTCAGTGTTGCCTTGTGTCATGTGCAGAAGTCAACAAATTAATTCAATGCTCTTGATGTGGTTAATTCCTAAACTCTCGTGGTGTTAGCCACACTGCTCGCCGGttgataaatgtgtgtttcagaccCAAACCCAAAGCGTGCCAGCGACTTCTCACCTTTGCCACCACTGTCACGAAATGTGTCGGCGTGGTCTCGTAGTCCAGAGTCTCCCCTGGTTTGACTCGGAGGATCCCGCTGTTGCCGTCGATGGTGAACTTGGCAAACTGGGAGGTCTGGAAAATGCAGAACACGCCACAGAGTCAGCTGTGTttacgacaacaacaacacacacgccCTTTGCTTTTTGCATCGCCTCAGCAATGCCTCTGTTCGACCTTGACCTTTTTTTCGATGCACCCTCAGCAGGATACACTCTCTACACATTTAACACATGAGCAGGAACAACATGGGAGCTGTCACCAAAACCTAAGCCCCTATTAAACTTCCGATGCCTTGCTCAAATGTAATTGAAATTTAATCCGCCAAGGTAACACCATTTCCACACTGCTCTCTGGTATGAGATTAATCTTCCACCCTCCGCACACTGTCCCATCATTCAAATgccctttttcctctctccacaTGGCAGCTCCCATGATGCCAGCTTGACCTCTGCTCCCACCCACACATGCTCGGGCCACACCGAGCCAGTTAGCTGTATCACAGGGAGGATAACAACGGTGCATTTGTGTTACAACAGAAAATACTTCAGGCTGAACTCCAGGGTGCAGcggttaaaggttcagtgtgtacgtTTTAGAGGAacgggatctattggcagaaattaaatataacaaaatcCTATGGATGTTTTGTCgagtgtgtaatcatctaaattgtacgaattgttgttttctttaccctagaatgggctctttatagttaaatactttatatttacatctggagagggtcttctctacggaggccgccatgtttggaaggggagggtgaggtgaggggtattcagctacaacatgcaacttcaccactagatggcactaaattctacacactggacctttaagaagGATCAAGCAAGATTTAATGCTTGAAATTCAACATGAAGCtttatcattatttatgtaAAGAATCGTTTGAAAAAATGTGCTTTGGTATCATGTGGTTCACTAAGAAATTCATCTGCATGACAATGAAAAGGTAAAGTTGTATAGTAATGTAAAGTTACCTGTAGATAATAAGAGACGCTGCCTCCCGAGCCCATGTCCTTATCCAATGCCACGACCCTGTAGATGCTATCTCCTGGAGCAGTGTCCTGGCAAAGAGACGAGAGATTTTAAAAAGACTAAGTGGTCGTGGTGGTTCATGGCACAGCTGGACATATAGAAGGGATTCTCTGCAGGTGTATGTGTTTGATGCCCTGTACCTCTGGGATATTGATGATGAAAGGCAGGTTTTGAAATGCAGGTGGTTCATCATTGGTGTCAGTGACAAAAACTCTCACTGTCtcaacaacctgaaaacaacgACACAAACAAGAATGAAAATAACTGCACTGATACAAAAGCTgcatcctttttttaaataatgaactAAAAGTGATCAGACAGATAATtctacacatttaaacacattccAGTTTAGACTGTGAATATAATACATTTCCGGATGTTTGTATTAATTATGTCACAGCACTTTCCACAAATCTATTTTTACAGCAACGACCGTACAAAGTCAGTATCACATAGTGAGAGCTTACTTTATTTCGACCGTCCGTGATGCTCACGAGCATCGAGATCTCAGCTTGTTTCTACCAAGACAAAAGTAAAAGTCACGCCGAGCCACAGCGGCGTCATTGTTATTTTTTGAATTCTCGTTGACAGACTCACCTCTCTGTCCAGCTCCTGAACCAGAGTCACGTTTCCAGATTTGGCTTCCACCCTAAAATATTCCTTGGAGCCCTGTTCAAAAGTCAGACCGTATCGCACCGGGTCCCCCTCGGGATCTGTGCCGTTCAGGATGTAAACCTGTGTGCCTGCGtggaaacaaaagacaaatgacaaaactgAGAATTTGACATTTCTATCTCCATTTAAAATAATGCAGCAAATGTGCAaatcataatgataataatacactttatttacaaagtgctttacaggatTGAAACACTTCAGGACCAAGGTAAATAGAAGAATAAAATTCAAACTCAGATTTAAAGCAATAACAATTAAAGGCgtgtttctcattaaaatagtacaataattaataaaaggcttttaataaaaacatgttttatgaagTGATTTAAAGGACGTAATCGATTCTGCTCTGTCCTCGTTTCAGCTCTCAGCGTTACTCATTCAGTGTAAGTGGCTTGTTTGACGATCAGGTCAGATGAGCCACCACCCCTATTGTTTTCTTCCCGTCAGTCTTGACGTACGTCACGATCCAAAAGGTATTACAGTGATTAGCCGCAGCCTCATAACGTGTGCGATCATTTCATCGCTACGCTTAAAACAAACACCTGAATTTCATCCCTCACGTGGACCTGTGAGTGTTGAAGTGACCAGGACACCTCATCATGTGAGACTTACCCACTGGTGTGTCCTCGGAGATGCTGAACAAGGCCATGTTCCCACTTGTGCTGCTGGGTCCATTGTCATAAAAGTATGGAGCATAGTCTGATTGCCctttaaagcaacaaaaaaaaaggtgttaTTTGAGTGGAAGAGACgtgatcaaataaaatgtttaactaCCTCATAGTGGTCTAAGTATTTGGTTCTGTTTCTAAGGGAAATGTTTGCGTAATTAATAGATAGATGTTGCACTCACTTGCTAAAAAGGGCGGGAACCGAAAGCAGGGAGAGCAAGGAGGAAAAGGATGGACACgaattacaaatatatttggATTTAAATCTCTGctatcaaaaacacaaacagccacacGTCTTAATATGAAGTAGGAGCAGCGAGAACAGTCGGCACAGAGATGATCATTCCCTCTGCGCGTTAGAGGATTAACCAGATAAGAGCGAGGCAAGAAGTCTTAACCACAGACAAAGACGCAACACAGAACCTACCCAAGGTgaagtgaagcagcaggagaaataGTAAAGCATgcgttttcttctctttcttcatcctGGTGGGAAGCTAAGGCTTGGCTGGCTCATGTGGAAGGCTTGGTGGAGCGAGCGGCGAGTGTCGGTGCCCTTCTGGCGCGTCTCGGTGGCTCAGGAGGGGAAGAGGCTGGGACAGATTCTCAGGCACTAATCCAGTGACGCATCCCTTCCCTCCACAGGCGTCTTCCAGCACACTGCTCTCACTCCAATTTCCCCTGAAGAAGAAAACTGCACACGGAGGGAAGAGAGTTTCAAGGTTTCACACAGTGTAGGTGTGATCTTCGCACCTCTGCACACATGACGATGTGCACATGATGCACTGCCATATGATTTACTGTTAAATCAGAGGCTTTGTGACATTCAACACCTCTTTGGAATCACAATGAGGTGTTGGAAATCAACGATGCCGAATAAGTGCACTCAGACAACATTAAATCAACATCCTCTGTAGTTCggtggtttgtgtttctctgtggagaCACTTGGCACATTTGGCTCCTCGTGCTGGTGTTTTTAAAGAGCTTCACCAAACTCATTAGTCACACAGCACGTCC
This is a stretch of genomic DNA from Hippoglossus stenolepis isolate QCI-W04-F060 chromosome 21, HSTE1.2, whole genome shotgun sequence. It encodes these proteins:
- the LOC118100158 gene encoding cadherin-related family member 1 isoform X1; protein product: MKKEKKTHALLFLLLLHFTLARQSDYAPYFYDNGPSSTSGNMALFSISEDTPVGTQVYILNGTDPEGDPVRYGLTFEQGSKEYFRVEAKSGNVTLVQELDREKQAEISMLVSITDGRNKVVETVRVFVTDTNDEPPAFQNLPFIINIPEDTAPGDSIYRVVALDKDMGSGGSVSYYLQTSQFAKFTIDGNSGILRVKPGETLDYETTPTHFVTVVAKDGGGKYKGKHQVLTSTATITVNVIDAQDMPPSFVGTPYFGYVYEVSVPGSEIFTVYAKDGDQGNPNPIHYSIMNGSDGVFDINSTSGCITLTTYPSLLKNELYEIKVKASEIGPEDRLFDYDLTLVTVRVVDLNNHPPTFYGENGPQSKFEVTMYEHPPAGEILRGFKITVNDSDQGANAKFKLRLVGPSRVLRVVPQTVLNEAQVTIIVEDSSGIDYEKGSTLSFKLLAVEIDTPERFSATADIVINLLDTNDNVPKFTSEYYIVRVPENSPGDSSVVSVTANDPDSGPWGEVKYTIYGSGSDLFYIHRLSGLISTQPWTSLDAEFRSKYNFYVKAEDSEAKYSLAEVFVTVLDMNDHTPAFDHKLLEKTMIIGTPVRVEAVDEDAESPNNVIEYSIMKADPDNAFDINADTGEIQLKSYIKSMEIVQNITKQKDCKWSLVVQARDRGSPSFSTTAVVNIDITEATPLKGHMAAFLMKSRDSPMRALGMVTVIISVLVGVTVLISTAMYMRNSKSNRIVPTRRIIKRRPKDQQPWTFQMPVIKFNNPAEKFHVDDPERDSCSPRTKPPPPSAPSLPPPPPSYTRPSERSRAVPTISGALASKGSKKVKSHHRKEGNMSSALVSELKMKLEQKMIENNQGYY
- the LOC118100158 gene encoding cadherin-related family member 1 isoform X2 translates to MKKEKKTHALLFLLLLHFTLGQSDYAPYFYDNGPSSTSGNMALFSISEDTPVGTQVYILNGTDPEGDPVRYGLTFEQGSKEYFRVEAKSGNVTLVQELDREKQAEISMLVSITDGRNKVVETVRVFVTDTNDEPPAFQNLPFIINIPEDTAPGDSIYRVVALDKDMGSGGSVSYYLQTSQFAKFTIDGNSGILRVKPGETLDYETTPTHFVTVVAKDGGGKYKGKHQVLTSTATITVNVIDAQDMPPSFVGTPYFGYVYEVSVPGSEIFTVYAKDGDQGNPNPIHYSIMNGSDGVFDINSTSGCITLTTYPSLLKNELYEIKVKASEIGPEDRLFDYDLTLVTVRVVDLNNHPPTFYGENGPQSKFEVTMYEHPPAGEILRGFKITVNDSDQGANAKFKLRLVGPSRVLRVVPQTVLNEAQVTIIVEDSSGIDYEKGSTLSFKLLAVEIDTPERFSATADIVINLLDTNDNVPKFTSEYYIVRVPENSPGDSSVVSVTANDPDSGPWGEVKYTIYGSGSDLFYIHRLSGLISTQPWTSLDAEFRSKYNFYVKAEDSEAKYSLAEVFVTVLDMNDHTPAFDHKLLEKTMIIGTPVRVEAVDEDAESPNNVIEYSIMKADPDNAFDINADTGEIQLKSYIKSMEIVQNITKQKDCKWSLVVQARDRGSPSFSTTAVVNIDITEATPLKGHMAAFLMKSRDSPMRALGMVTVIISVLVGVTVLISTAMYMRNSKSNRIVPTRRIIKRRPKDQQPWTFQMPVIKFNNPAEKFHVDDPERDSCSPRTKPPPPSAPSLPPPPPSYTRPSERSRAVPTISGALASKGSKKVKSHHRKEGNMSSALVSELKMKLEQKMIENNQGYY
- the LOC118100158 gene encoding cadherin-related family member 1 isoform X3, producing MKKEKKTHALLFLLLLHFTLARQSDYAPYFYDNGPSSTSGNMALFSISEDTPVGTQVYILNGTDPEGDPVRYGLTFEQGSKEYFRVEAKSGNVTLVQELDREKQAEISMLVSITDGRNKVVETVRVFVTDTNDEPPAFQNLPFIINIPEDTAPGDSIYRVVALDKDMGSGGSVSYYLQTSQFAKFTIDGNSGILRVKPGETLDYETTPTHFVTVVAKDGGGKYKGKHQVLTSTATITVNVIDAQDMPPSFVGTPYFGYVYEVSVPGSEIFTVYAKDGDQGNPNPIHYSIMNGSDGVFDINSTSGCITLTTYPSLLKNELYEIKVKASEIGPEDRLFDYDLTLVTVRVVDLNNHPPTFYGENGPQSKFEVTMYEHPPAGEILRGFKITVNDSDQGANAKFKLRLVGPSRVLRVVPQTVLNEAQVTIIVEDSSGIDYEKGSTLSFKLLAVEIDTPERFSATADIVINLLDTNDNVPKFTSEYYIVRVPENSPGDSSVVSVTANDPDSGPWGEVKYTIYGSGSDLFYIHRLSGLISTQPWTSLDAEFRSKYNFYVKAEDSEAKYSLAEVFVTVLDMNDHTPAFDHKLLEKTMIIGTPVRVEAVDEDAESPNNVIEYSIMKADPDNAFDINADTGEIQLKSYIKSMEIVQNITKQKDCKWSLVVQARDRGSPSFSTTAVVNIDITEAIKGRVISYFMGLSKRPLTIFGICFSVVTSLILLTICISTILYCSAVKRSRINPESNYIKVVRRVK